A single window of Methanofastidiosum sp. DNA harbors:
- a CDS encoding DUF2080 family transposase-associated protein produces MAVIRFDKEKGWLEATVTKSGGGGAVTVPRDWIGRKVRVQIIDDEEKDGK; encoded by the coding sequence ATGGCGGTAATACGATTTGATAAGGAAAAAGGATGGCTTGAGGCCACGGTAACAAAAAGCGGAGGCGGGGGAGCTGTCACCGTACCAAGAGATTGGATTGGCCGAAAAGTAAGGGTCCAGATCATAGACGATGAGGAGAAAGATGGAAAATAA
- a CDS encoding winged helix-turn-helix domain-containing protein, protein MDGTLVDERILSLLDSGLYPAQIARNMGIRRNKVSRAIQRLEKSGLIEQVSEWPKLYRVLSNTGNKVPSKFQCSNKSLTGDENTKASFSMHNIGIRYDILSAPSTFTLDKEVNLNNWAKEYTKLPAVTIEKTTKSVIIYPKIERKSNSYDLLSEALNLANVYAQKLENSFLGLKLSFGKINRKPHFVLEDPKFNFGKFDQFTIQGQDCHMDDSDQEGTELEFETPEAAMDFARMPLYLKAILAYLEKLDLNSKASSYTCAFCSNKATTIMYGFTACDAHRSKIEAYGEGLHAQMDFLNSRLGRDFSDL, encoded by the coding sequence ATAGATGGAACTTTGGTAGATGAGAGGATTTTATCACTTCTGGACTCTGGCCTTTATCCTGCACAGATTGCCCGAAACATGGGAATAAGAAGGAATAAAGTATCTAGGGCAATTCAAAGGCTGGAAAAGTCTGGATTAATCGAACAGGTATCGGAGTGGCCTAAGCTATACAGGGTGTTAAGCAATACTGGGAACAAAGTTCCATCAAAGTTCCAATGTTCCAATAAATCCCTCACTGGGGATGAGAACACAAAAGCCTCATTTTCCATGCATAATATAGGCATAAGATATGATATCTTGTCCGCTCCTAGCACATTTACCCTTGACAAAGAGGTAAACTTGAACAATTGGGCCAAGGAATACACAAAACTGCCAGCTGTAACAATAGAAAAAACTACCAAAAGTGTGATAATTTACCCCAAGATTGAGAGGAAATCAAACTCCTATGATCTACTTAGCGAGGCTTTGAATCTTGCAAACGTCTATGCACAGAAGCTAGAGAACAGTTTCCTTGGCCTAAAGCTTTCTTTTGGGAAGATCAATAGAAAGCCCCACTTTGTACTTGAAGATCCTAAATTCAACTTTGGAAAATTCGACCAGTTCACCATACAAGGCCAGGACTGCCACATGGACGATTCAGATCAGGAAGGCACTGAGCTAGAGTTTGAGACACCGGAAGCCGCCATGGACTTTGCCAGGATGCCGCTATATCTAAAAGCTATTCTAGCATACCTGGAGAAATTAGATCTTAATTCTAAGGCCAGTAGCTATACATGCGCCTTCTGCAGTAATAAGGCCACTACAATAATGTATGGATTTACTGCATGTGATGCCCACAGGTCAAAGATTGAGGCTTATGGAGAGGGGCTTCATGCACAGATGGACTTCTTGAATTCAAGGCTTGGGAGGGATTTTTCTGACCTATAA